One Pedococcus aerophilus DNA window includes the following coding sequences:
- a CDS encoding NAD(P)-dependent oxidoreductase — protein MTSASPQTPRRRVAVTGSSGKLGRTVVAHLAESGYDVLALDRTRPDSPQTPFVAVDLTDYGQVFEALSGGVDEHTTPVDAVVHLAAIPAPGLTTNAATFANNSAATYNVFAAARALEVRSIVWASSETVLGLPFDTPPPYVPVDEEYHPRPESTYSLNKALEEEMAGHFCRWDPELTMVGLRFSNVMDVEDYAAFPSFDADASVRKWNLWGYIDARDGAQAVRLGLERTEPGVEVFVIANADTVMSRSSAELVAEVFPGVEVRKELGEHETLLGIDKARRVLGYEPQHSWRDHV, from the coding sequence ATGACCTCTGCATCCCCCCAGACCCCCCGCCGTCGCGTCGCGGTGACCGGCTCGTCGGGCAAGCTCGGCCGCACCGTCGTCGCCCACCTCGCCGAGAGCGGCTACGACGTCCTCGCCCTCGACCGCACCCGCCCCGACTCACCGCAGACGCCGTTCGTCGCGGTCGACCTCACCGACTACGGCCAGGTCTTCGAGGCGCTGTCCGGTGGGGTCGACGAGCACACGACCCCGGTCGACGCGGTCGTCCACCTCGCCGCGATCCCGGCGCCCGGCCTGACGACCAACGCCGCGACCTTCGCCAACAACTCGGCGGCGACCTACAACGTGTTCGCCGCCGCTCGCGCGCTCGAGGTCCGCAGCATCGTCTGGGCCTCGAGCGAGACCGTCCTCGGCCTGCCGTTCGACACTCCCCCGCCGTACGTCCCCGTCGACGAGGAGTACCACCCACGCCCGGAGTCGACGTACTCCCTGAACAAGGCGCTCGAGGAGGAGATGGCCGGGCACTTCTGCCGCTGGGACCCCGAGCTGACGATGGTCGGCCTGCGCTTCTCCAACGTCATGGACGTCGAGGACTACGCGGCGTTCCCGTCCTTCGACGCCGACGCCTCGGTGCGCAAGTGGAACCTCTGGGGCTACATCGACGCCCGCGACGGTGCCCAGGCCGTGCGCCTCGGGCTCGAGCGCACCGAGCCGGGGGTCGAGGTGTTCGTCATCGCCAACGCCGACACGGTGATGAGCCGCTCGAGCGCCGAGCTCGTGGCCGAGGTCTTCCCGGGCGTCGAGGTCCGCAAGGAGCTCGGCGAGCACGAGACGCTGCTCGGGATCGACAAGGCTCGTCGGGTGCTGGGGTACGAGCCGCAGCACTCCTGGCGCGACCACGTCTGA
- the aceE gene encoding pyruvate dehydrogenase (acetyl-transferring), homodimeric type, with the protein MAAREEAGPILNGIPSQLPDIDPDETQEWLDSLDGVIEEGGRQRARYVMLKLLERAREMQVGVPSLTATDYINTITPEAEPWFPGDEEVERRYRAYLRWNAGVMVHRAQAPGIGVGGHISTYASAATLYEVGFNHFWRGADHPGGGDQVFFQGHASPGMYARAYLEGRLSEDQLDGFRQEHSHVVAGKPLALPSYPHPRLMPDFWQFPTVSMGIGPMNAIYQAQFNKYIHNRGIKDTSQQHVWAFLGDGEMDEPESRGLLQLAAGEELDNLTFVINCNLQRLDGPVRGNGKIIQELESFFRGAGWNVIKVVWGRGWDPLLAADRDGALAHIMNTTSDGDYQTFRANDGKYVREHFFGKDPRTREMVKNWSDEDIWWKLKRGGHDYRKVFAAYQAAMNHNGQPTVILAKTIKGYGLGTHFAGRNATHQMKKFTLDDLKGLRDSLKIPVSDEQLEKDPYRPPYFHPGADDPTIQYLRERREKLGGSLPVRRVQHEPLKLPADSSYDVVKKGTGKQQVATTMAFVRLLKELMRDREFGKRIVPIIPDEARTFGMDSFFPTIKIYNPHGQNYTSVDAELMLAYKEAKDGQILHLGINEAGSMAAFTAAGTSYATHGEPMIPIYVFYSMFGFQRTADSIWAAADQMTRGFLIGATAGRTTLTGEGLQHADGHSHILAATNPAVVSYDPAFAFEIGHIMQDGLRRMYGDDPENVIYYVTVYNEPMSQPAEPENVDKEGILKGMYLFAPGITDGLGDEAPRVQLLASGVGVPWALEAQELLRNDWGVVADVWSVTSWNELRRDGLAADEQAFLHPDEERRVPYVTQRLQDTRGPVVAVSDYMRQVQDQIQQWVPGDFASLGADGFGFSDTRPAARRYFHIDGPSVAVRALQMLAARNEIDGNVAREAASRYRLLDVTAGTSGNSGGES; encoded by the coding sequence GTGGCCGCACGCGAGGAAGCCGGACCCATTCTCAACGGCATCCCCAGCCAGCTCCCGGACATCGACCCGGATGAGACGCAGGAGTGGCTCGACTCCCTCGACGGAGTCATCGAGGAGGGCGGTCGCCAGCGGGCCCGCTACGTGATGCTCAAGCTGCTCGAGCGCGCTCGGGAGATGCAGGTCGGGGTGCCGTCGCTGACGGCGACCGACTACATCAACACCATCACCCCTGAGGCGGAGCCGTGGTTCCCCGGGGACGAGGAGGTCGAGCGCCGCTACCGCGCCTACCTGCGCTGGAACGCCGGTGTCATGGTGCACCGCGCGCAGGCTCCCGGCATCGGTGTCGGCGGCCACATCTCCACGTACGCCTCGGCCGCGACGCTGTACGAGGTGGGCTTCAACCACTTCTGGCGTGGCGCCGACCACCCCGGTGGCGGCGACCAGGTCTTCTTCCAGGGCCACGCCTCCCCCGGCATGTACGCCCGCGCCTACCTCGAGGGTCGCCTCTCCGAGGACCAGCTCGACGGGTTCCGTCAGGAGCACAGCCATGTCGTGGCCGGCAAGCCGCTGGCGCTGCCGTCCTACCCGCACCCGCGCCTCATGCCGGACTTCTGGCAGTTCCCGACCGTGTCCATGGGCATCGGCCCGATGAACGCGATCTACCAGGCGCAGTTCAACAAGTACATCCACAACCGTGGCATCAAGGACACCAGCCAGCAGCACGTCTGGGCGTTCCTCGGTGACGGCGAGATGGACGAGCCGGAGTCCCGCGGTCTGCTGCAGCTGGCGGCCGGCGAGGAGCTCGACAACCTCACCTTCGTCATCAACTGCAACCTGCAGCGCCTCGACGGCCCGGTCCGCGGCAACGGCAAAATCATCCAGGAGCTCGAGTCGTTCTTCCGCGGTGCGGGCTGGAACGTCATCAAGGTCGTCTGGGGCCGTGGCTGGGACCCGCTCCTGGCAGCAGACCGTGACGGCGCCCTCGCGCACATCATGAACACCACGAGCGACGGCGACTACCAGACCTTCCGCGCCAACGACGGCAAGTACGTCCGCGAGCACTTCTTCGGCAAGGACCCGCGCACGCGCGAGATGGTCAAGAACTGGTCCGACGAGGACATCTGGTGGAAGCTCAAGCGCGGTGGCCACGACTACCGCAAGGTCTTCGCCGCCTACCAGGCCGCGATGAACCACAACGGGCAGCCGACCGTCATCCTCGCGAAGACGATCAAGGGCTACGGCCTCGGCACGCACTTCGCCGGCCGCAACGCCACGCACCAGATGAAGAAGTTCACCCTCGACGACCTCAAGGGCCTGCGTGACAGCCTGAAGATCCCGGTCAGCGACGAGCAGCTCGAGAAGGACCCGTACCGCCCGCCGTACTTCCACCCCGGTGCGGACGACCCGACCATCCAGTACCTGCGCGAGCGTCGTGAGAAGCTCGGCGGCTCGCTGCCGGTCCGTCGGGTCCAGCACGAGCCCCTCAAGCTCCCGGCCGACTCGTCCTACGACGTCGTCAAGAAGGGCACGGGCAAGCAGCAGGTCGCCACGACGATGGCGTTCGTGCGACTGCTCAAGGAGCTCATGCGCGACAGGGAGTTCGGCAAGCGGATCGTGCCGATCATCCCCGACGAGGCACGCACGTTCGGCATGGACTCGTTCTTCCCGACGATCAAGATCTACAACCCGCACGGGCAGAACTACACCTCCGTGGACGCCGAGCTCATGCTCGCCTACAAGGAGGCCAAGGACGGCCAGATCCTGCACCTCGGCATCAACGAGGCCGGGTCGATGGCGGCCTTCACGGCAGCCGGCACGTCCTACGCCACGCACGGCGAGCCGATGATCCCGATCTACGTCTTCTACTCGATGTTCGGGTTCCAGCGCACCGCGGACTCGATCTGGGCGGCTGCCGACCAGATGACGCGGGGCTTCCTCATCGGCGCCACCGCCGGTCGCACCACGCTGACCGGTGAGGGCCTGCAGCACGCCGATGGCCACAGCCACATCCTCGCGGCGACCAACCCCGCGGTCGTGTCCTACGACCCGGCCTTCGCCTTCGAGATCGGCCACATCATGCAGGACGGCCTGCGGCGCATGTACGGCGACGACCCGGAGAACGTCATCTACTACGTGACGGTCTACAACGAGCCGATGAGCCAGCCGGCCGAGCCGGAGAACGTCGACAAGGAGGGCATCCTCAAGGGCATGTACCTCTTCGCCCCGGGGATCACCGACGGCCTGGGCGACGAGGCGCCGCGCGTGCAGCTGCTCGCGTCCGGTGTCGGTGTGCCGTGGGCGCTCGAGGCCCAGGAGCTGCTGCGCAACGACTGGGGCGTCGTCGCCGACGTGTGGTCGGTGACCTCGTGGAACGAGCTGCGTCGCGACGGCCTCGCCGCCGACGAGCAGGCGTTCCTGCACCCGGACGAGGAGCGTCGCGTCCCCTACGTCACCCAGCGCCTTCAGGACACCCGCGGCCCCGTCGTCGCCGTGTCCGACTACATGCGCCAGGTGCAGGACCAGATCCAGCAGTGGGTGCCCGGTGACTTCGCGTCACTGGGTGCCGACGGGTTCGGGTTCTCCGACACCCGCCCGGCCGCGCGTCGCTACTTCCACATCGACGGCCCCTCGGTCGCGGTGCGGGCGCTGCAGATGCTGGCCGCGAGGAACGAGATCGACGGCAACGTCGCGCGCGAGGCGGCGTCCCGCTACCGCCTGCTCGACGTCACCGCCGGCACCTCGGGCAACTCGGGCGGCGAGAGCTGA
- a CDS encoding glycerophosphodiester phosphodiesterase: protein MTRTLPALAVTGALVLGSTVALAGPSVAAPSSRATAAATDRTDRTAATDRVRTTTGPLVLAHRGASGYRPEHTSGAYELAVALGADYIEPDLVMTRDGVLVDRHEPEISGTTDVADHPEFASRRTTKDLDGVATTGWFTEDFTLAELRTLRAKERLPQIRQESTVYDGRYTVPTFEEVLVLREKLSREYGRQIGIIPEIKHSTYFHDKGLNPEAALMKLVRKHRLNTPKAPLWVQSFELTNLVTLRTTYGYRANEVFLASGSGAPYDLVRKGDRRTYADLLTAASLRKLSRTIDGIGPDKNLVIGRRADGSLGSPTGLVAAAHAAGLKVTPYTFRAENTFLPTDYRVGTDPADFGRAVEEVVEFMKAGVDGVFCDQPDICVTARKDFLGQGD, encoded by the coding sequence ATGACCAGAACCCTTCCCGCCCTGGCCGTCACCGGCGCCCTCGTCCTCGGGTCGACCGTCGCCCTCGCCGGGCCCTCCGTCGCCGCCCCGTCGAGCCGCGCGACCGCAGCCGCCACGGACCGCACCGACCGGACCGCCGCCACCGACCGGGTCCGCACGACCACCGGGCCGCTGGTCCTCGCCCACCGCGGGGCCTCCGGCTACCGCCCGGAGCACACCAGCGGTGCCTACGAGCTGGCCGTCGCACTCGGGGCCGACTACATCGAGCCCGACCTCGTGATGACCAGGGACGGGGTGCTCGTCGACCGGCACGAGCCGGAGATCTCCGGCACCACCGACGTCGCCGACCACCCGGAGTTCGCCTCCCGTCGCACGACCAAGGACCTCGACGGCGTCGCCACGACCGGCTGGTTCACCGAGGACTTCACGCTCGCCGAGCTGCGCACCCTGCGGGCCAAGGAGCGGCTGCCGCAGATCCGCCAGGAGTCGACGGTCTACGACGGCCGCTACACGGTGCCGACGTTCGAGGAGGTGCTGGTCCTTCGCGAGAAGCTCTCCAGGGAGTACGGCCGCCAGATCGGCATCATCCCGGAGATCAAGCACTCGACGTACTTCCATGACAAGGGGCTCAACCCGGAGGCTGCGCTGATGAAGCTCGTGCGCAAGCACCGGCTCAACACGCCCAAGGCGCCGCTGTGGGTGCAGAGCTTCGAGCTGACCAACCTCGTGACGCTCCGCACCACCTACGGCTACCGCGCGAACGAGGTCTTCCTCGCCAGCGGGTCGGGTGCGCCGTACGACCTCGTCCGCAAGGGCGACAGGCGCACCTACGCCGACCTGCTCACGGCAGCGAGCCTGCGGAAGCTCTCGCGCACCATCGACGGCATCGGCCCCGACAAGAACCTCGTCATCGGGCGACGCGCCGACGGCAGCCTCGGCAGCCCGACCGGGCTCGTCGCCGCCGCGCACGCGGCCGGGCTCAAGGTGACCCCCTACACGTTCCGCGCGGAGAACACCTTCCTGCCGACCGACTACCGGGTCGGCACGGACCCCGCCGACTTCGGGCGGGCGGTCGAGGAGGTCGTGGAGTTCATGAAGGCCGGGGTCGACGGCGTCTTCTGCGACCAGCCCGACATCTGCGTCACGGCCCGCAAGGACTTCCTCGGCCAGGGCGACTGA
- the fabF gene encoding beta-ketoacyl-ACP synthase II yields the protein MTAERRVVVTGLGATTPVGGNVPDTWDAILAGKSGARTMPYEWVEQYDLPVKFAATLQTPAEEVLSKVEVRRMDPSAQYALIAAREAWADAGAPEVDPERLAASIGTGIGGVWTLLSQWDNLREKGPRRVFPLAVPMLMPNASSAAVSLEIGARAGAHTPVSACASGLEAMGYAYDMIRAGRADIAVAGGTEGAVHALPIAGFAAMQALSTRNDDPERASRPYDTGRDGFVLGEGAAVVVLEEYEAAKARGAKIYAEIGGVGMSADSHHIAAPEPEGAGASRAMVEAVQRAGLTPKDIVHVNAHATSTPVGDVAESNAIRRAFGGDADGMPVSATKSMTGHLLGAAGALEGVLTILALHHRLAPATINLDDFDPAIKLDVVHGEARKLPSGDIAALNNSFGFGGHNVAVVFTSL from the coding sequence ATGACCGCCGAACGACGCGTCGTCGTCACGGGCCTCGGAGCCACCACCCCGGTGGGCGGCAACGTCCCCGACACGTGGGACGCCATCCTGGCCGGCAAGTCCGGTGCGCGGACCATGCCCTACGAGTGGGTGGAGCAGTACGACCTCCCCGTGAAGTTCGCGGCGACCCTGCAGACCCCCGCCGAGGAGGTGCTGAGCAAGGTCGAGGTCCGTCGCATGGACCCGAGCGCGCAGTACGCCCTCATCGCCGCCCGTGAGGCGTGGGCCGACGCCGGCGCCCCCGAGGTCGACCCCGAGCGCTTGGCCGCCTCCATCGGCACCGGCATCGGCGGTGTGTGGACCCTGCTGTCGCAGTGGGACAACCTGCGCGAGAAGGGCCCGCGCCGGGTCTTCCCGCTCGCGGTCCCGATGCTCATGCCCAACGCCTCCTCGGCCGCCGTGTCACTCGAGATCGGCGCCCGCGCCGGCGCCCACACCCCCGTCTCCGCCTGCGCCTCCGGCCTGGAGGCCATGGGCTACGCCTACGACATGATCCGCGCCGGTCGCGCCGACATCGCGGTGGCCGGTGGCACCGAGGGTGCCGTGCACGCGCTGCCCATCGCCGGGTTCGCCGCCATGCAGGCACTGTCGACGCGCAACGACGACCCCGAGCGCGCCTCGCGTCCCTACGACACCGGCCGCGACGGGTTCGTCCTCGGTGAGGGTGCCGCGGTCGTGGTGCTCGAGGAGTACGAGGCGGCCAAGGCCCGCGGCGCCAAGATCTACGCCGAGATCGGTGGCGTGGGCATGTCCGCCGACTCCCACCACATCGCCGCCCCCGAGCCCGAGGGCGCCGGCGCCTCGCGCGCCATGGTCGAGGCGGTCCAGCGGGCCGGGCTGACGCCCAAGGACATCGTCCACGTCAACGCACACGCGACCTCCACCCCCGTCGGTGACGTCGCCGAGTCCAACGCCATCCGCCGCGCGTTCGGTGGCGACGCGGACGGCATGCCGGTCAGCGCCACCAAGTCGATGACCGGGCACCTGCTCGGTGCGGCCGGCGCCCTCGAGGGCGTCCTGACGATCCTCGCGCTGCACCACCGCCTGGCCCCCGCGACGATCAACCTCGACGACTTCGACCCGGCCATCAAGCTGGACGTCGTGCACGGCGAGGCCCGCAAGCTCCCGTCCGGCGACATCGCCGCCCTCAACAACTCGTTCGGGTTCGGCGGCCACAACGTTGCGGTGGTGTTCACTTCCCTCTGA
- a CDS encoding helix-turn-helix domain-containing protein, with amino-acid sequence MAPATVTTSPATLQRVERAAGELSSGATRRMEAAHDWYRALSAEDRSWVGLVAQAGIAAFIAWLREGGDHIPVTADVFGTAPRELTRSITLRQTLDLVRSVVDVVEQDATALAEPGEEQALRESVLRYSREIAFAAAEVYAHAAEARGAWDARLEGLVVDAVLRGEADDSMQSRAAALGWGSTTRVAVIAGSTPPGSSAGVVDGLRRAAERVGVDTLAAVQGRRLVCIIGNVDDAMLAAREVGDQFGEGPVVVGPTVPHLFAAGRSARAALAGHSCAQAWPEAPRPVAADDLLAERVLIGDAPARALILDRIWHPLSASGGALLETAASYLETGGGLEGTARLLFVHPNTVRYRLGKIADLTGYQLTDPHDAHTVRIALALGRLSRPGPSAVRYTPSP; translated from the coding sequence ATGGCGCCCGCGACGGTCACGACGTCCCCCGCCACCCTGCAACGGGTGGAGCGGGCGGCGGGTGAGCTGTCGAGCGGCGCGACGCGACGCATGGAGGCGGCGCACGACTGGTACCGCGCACTGTCGGCGGAGGACCGGTCATGGGTCGGGCTCGTCGCCCAGGCCGGCATCGCAGCGTTCATCGCGTGGCTGCGCGAGGGCGGCGACCACATCCCGGTGACCGCCGACGTGTTCGGCACCGCCCCCCGCGAGCTCACCCGGTCGATCACGCTGCGCCAGACCCTCGACCTCGTCCGGTCGGTCGTCGACGTCGTCGAGCAGGACGCGACCGCGCTGGCCGAGCCGGGCGAGGAGCAGGCGCTGCGCGAGTCGGTGCTGCGGTACTCGCGCGAGATCGCGTTCGCTGCGGCCGAGGTCTACGCCCACGCGGCGGAGGCCCGTGGCGCGTGGGACGCCCGGCTCGAGGGCCTGGTCGTCGACGCCGTCCTGCGTGGTGAGGCCGACGACTCGATGCAGTCGCGGGCCGCGGCGCTGGGTTGGGGCTCGACGACGCGGGTCGCCGTCATCGCCGGCAGCACCCCACCCGGCAGCTCGGCCGGGGTGGTCGACGGCCTGCGCCGGGCGGCCGAGCGCGTGGGCGTCGACACCCTCGCGGCTGTCCAGGGTCGCCGACTGGTCTGCATCATCGGCAACGTCGACGACGCCATGCTGGCCGCGCGCGAGGTGGGCGACCAGTTCGGCGAGGGGCCGGTGGTGGTGGGGCCGACCGTGCCGCACCTGTTCGCCGCCGGCCGCTCGGCCCGCGCCGCGCTGGCCGGCCACTCCTGCGCGCAGGCATGGCCCGAGGCGCCCCGGCCGGTGGCGGCGGACGACCTGCTCGCCGAGCGGGTGCTCATCGGTGACGCCCCGGCGAGGGCGCTGATCCTGGACCGGATCTGGCACCCGCTGTCGGCCAGCGGGGGCGCCCTGCTCGAGACGGCAGCCTCCTACCTGGAGACCGGTGGCGGCCTCGAGGGCACGGCGCGGCTGCTGTTCGTCCACCCCAACACGGTGCGCTACCGCCTCGGCAAGATCGCCGACCTCACCGGCTACCAGCTCACCGACCCTCACGACGCACATACGGTCCGCATCGCGCTCGCCCTCGGCCGGCTGAGCCGGCCGGGACCCTCCGCGGTGCGCTACACCCCCTCGCCCTGA
- a CDS encoding ACP S-malonyltransferase has product MLAIVCPGQGSQTPGFLAPWLEVPAFRERLESLSDVAGLDLVAHGTTSDAETIKDTAVAQPLIVGAGLATAAVLLPDGPARTVGVTAGHSVGEITAAAFAGVLSDHDAMVFVRARGAGMAAASAVTPTGMSAVLGGDPTEVSAVLERHGLTAANANGAGQTVAAGTLDQLAALAADPPAKARVIPLQVAGAFHTTHMAPAVAALDELSQGFAVSDPGVTLLSNRDGAPVTDGPEALSRLVQQVSNPVRWDLCMQTMVEQGVTTLIELSPAGTLVGLAKRGMPGVTTLALKTPDDLAAAQQLISDDAQEA; this is encoded by the coding sequence GTGCTCGCCATCGTCTGCCCCGGACAGGGCTCCCAGACCCCCGGTTTCCTCGCGCCCTGGCTCGAGGTGCCCGCCTTCCGCGAGCGGCTGGAGTCGCTCTCCGACGTCGCCGGGCTCGACCTCGTCGCCCACGGCACGACCTCGGACGCCGAGACCATCAAGGACACCGCGGTCGCCCAGCCGCTGATCGTCGGTGCCGGCCTCGCGACCGCTGCGGTGCTGCTGCCCGACGGCCCCGCGCGGACCGTCGGTGTGACCGCCGGCCACTCCGTCGGCGAGATCACGGCGGCAGCGTTCGCCGGGGTGCTGTCCGACCACGACGCGATGGTCTTCGTCCGTGCGCGCGGCGCCGGCATGGCTGCCGCGAGCGCCGTGACGCCCACCGGCATGAGTGCCGTCCTCGGTGGCGACCCCACCGAGGTGTCCGCCGTCCTCGAGCGCCACGGCCTGACCGCCGCCAACGCCAACGGTGCCGGCCAGACCGTCGCGGCCGGCACCCTGGACCAGCTGGCGGCCCTGGCCGCCGACCCGCCCGCCAAGGCGCGGGTCATCCCGCTCCAGGTGGCCGGCGCCTTCCACACCACGCACATGGCCCCGGCGGTCGCGGCCCTCGACGAGCTCTCGCAGGGCTTCGCCGTCAGCGACCCCGGTGTCACCCTGCTCTCCAACCGCGACGGCGCCCCCGTCACCGACGGCCCCGAGGCGCTCAGCCGACTGGTCCAGCAGGTGAGCAACCCGGTCCGCTGGGACCTGTGCATGCAGACCATGGTCGAGCAGGGCGTCACCACGCTCATCGAGCTCAGCCCGGCAGGCACCCTCGTGGGCCTGGCCAAGCGCGGGATGCCCGGGGTCACCACCCTGGCCCTGAAGACGCCCGACGATCTCGCGGCGGCCCAGCAGCTCATCTCCGACGACGCGCAAGAGGCCTGA
- a CDS encoding beta-ketoacyl-ACP synthase III: MTTPAPKGTGTITAPSGATYSRILGVGGYRPERVVWNSELVEAIDSSDEWIQERSGIKSRRFAAKDETVVDMSVAASHEALAMAGLEASAIDAVVLATVTHPYQTPAAAPIVADRLGIQAAAFDISAACAGYCHAISLANDMVRGGSARHVLVIGVEKLSEFTDPKDRGSAFIFGDGAGAAIVGPSDTPGIGPTVWGSDGAQWKAISQRDSWVDVRDHDLGWPAIGMAGQTVFRWAVWGMAPVALKALDAAGVRAEDLDAFIPHQANMRIIDAMIKQLKLPSDIAVARDIADTANTSAASVPLATERLLREGGAPRGGLALQIGFGAGLVYAAQVIVLP, encoded by the coding sequence ATGACCACACCCGCCCCCAAGGGCACCGGCACGATCACCGCACCGTCCGGTGCCACCTACTCGCGCATCCTCGGCGTCGGTGGCTACCGCCCGGAGCGTGTCGTGTGGAACTCCGAGCTCGTCGAGGCGATCGACTCCTCCGACGAGTGGATCCAGGAGCGGTCGGGGATCAAGAGCCGCCGCTTCGCCGCCAAGGACGAGACGGTCGTGGACATGTCCGTCGCCGCCTCGCACGAGGCCCTCGCGATGGCCGGGCTCGAGGCCTCCGCCATCGACGCCGTGGTCCTTGCCACGGTGACGCACCCGTACCAGACCCCGGCCGCGGCGCCCATCGTCGCCGACCGGCTCGGCATCCAGGCCGCGGCCTTCGACATCTCGGCCGCGTGCGCCGGCTACTGCCACGCCATCAGCCTGGCCAACGACATGGTGCGTGGCGGCAGCGCCCGCCACGTCCTGGTGATCGGGGTCGAGAAGCTCTCCGAGTTCACCGACCCCAAGGACCGGGGCTCGGCGTTCATCTTCGGCGACGGAGCCGGCGCCGCGATCGTCGGCCCGTCCGACACCCCCGGCATCGGTCCCACCGTCTGGGGCTCCGACGGTGCGCAGTGGAAGGCGATCTCGCAGCGCGACTCCTGGGTCGACGTCCGCGACCACGACCTCGGCTGGCCCGCCATCGGCATGGCCGGGCAGACCGTCTTCCGCTGGGCCGTCTGGGGCATGGCGCCGGTGGCGCTCAAGGCCCTCGACGCCGCCGGGGTCCGCGCCGAGGACCTCGACGCGTTCATCCCCCACCAGGCCAACATGCGCATCATCGACGCGATGATCAAGCAGCTCAAGCTGCCCTCCGACATCGCTGTCGCCCGCGACATCGCCGACACCGCGAACACCTCGGCCGCATCCGTCCCGCTCGCGACCGAGCGGCTCCTGCGCGAGGGTGGTGCCCCCCGAGGTGGCCTCGCCCTCCAGATCGGCTTCGGTGCCGGCCTGGTGTATGCCGCGCAGGTCATCGTCCTGCCCTAG
- a CDS encoding DUF3145 domain-containing protein, producing MSVAMPRVTTRGVVFIHSTPKALCPHITWALESALDRKLSLDWTAQPAGPGLVRAELAWSGLQGTGAKLASTLRGWDRLRYEVTEEPSPGADGSRWSHTPALGIHHTWTSAAGDAVVNEDRLREVVRLSQGSPEAMAEMLEELLGTDWDAELEPFRYAGDGAPVRWLHKVG from the coding sequence TGTCTGTCGCGATGCCGCGTGTCACGACCCGCGGGGTGGTGTTCATTCACTCCACCCCCAAAGCGCTGTGCCCGCACATCACCTGGGCACTGGAGTCAGCCCTCGACCGCAAGCTGTCGTTGGACTGGACCGCTCAGCCCGCCGGCCCCGGCCTGGTCCGTGCCGAGCTGGCGTGGTCGGGCCTGCAGGGCACCGGCGCCAAGCTCGCGTCCACGCTGCGAGGGTGGGACAGGTTGCGCTACGAGGTGACCGAGGAGCCGAGTCCCGGCGCCGACGGGTCGCGCTGGTCGCACACCCCGGCGCTGGGGATCCACCACACCTGGACCTCTGCGGCCGGTGACGCCGTGGTCAACGAGGACCGGCTGCGCGAGGTCGTCCGGCTCTCCCAGGGGTCTCCCGAGGCCATGGCGGAGATGCTCGAGGAGCTGCTGGGCACGGACTGGGACGCCGAGCTCGAGCCGTTCCGGTACGCCGGGGACGGAGCCCCCGTGCGCTGGCTCCACAAGGTCGGCTGA
- a CDS encoding acyl carrier protein translates to MAQSEQEILEGLAEIVNEETGLDTDSVQSEKSFTDDLDIDSLSMMTIVVNAEEKFGVRIPDDEVKNLKTVGDAVSFISKSQS, encoded by the coding sequence ATGGCACAGAGCGAGCAGGAGATCCTCGAGGGTCTGGCCGAGATCGTCAACGAGGAGACCGGTCTGGACACCGACTCGGTGCAGTCCGAGAAGTCCTTCACCGACGACCTCGACATCGACTCCCTGTCGATGATGACCATCGTGGTCAACGCCGAGGAGAAGTTCGGCGTCCGCATCCCCGACGACGAGGTCAAGAACCTCAAGACCGTCGGCGACGCCGTGTCCTTCATCTCGAAGAGCCAGAGCTGA